In Xenopus laevis strain J_2021 chromosome 2S, Xenopus_laevis_v10.1, whole genome shotgun sequence, a genomic segment contains:
- the LOC121400527 gene encoding uncharacterized protein LOC121400527 isoform X1, with amino-acid sequence MQPYNPKQMTDKYIFYDFECMQETGVHVPNYIFATTLYGPNSWEFNGKTCTQDFVRFFTNGKFLGYTFIAHNAGRYDAYFVVQELIKEKFKIEVVNQGGRLMCVSLKDLKMRFIDSLNFMPMKLSKMPEAMGFSGSKGHFPHFFNTEENQNYIGPMPDIRYYGVYYMMPGEKKEFVEWYQNHKNDTFHFQAELKTYCKQDVEVLRRACECYRDTIMDMTKKTVKQYFKRGKKCKPGKKYKLVTKCIDPFQLITLASVCMSMYRFKFLPANTVAIVPADMYHKTQKRFSTPAIQWLMFLEHTEGITIQHALKGGEKKVGKYFLDGYALVNGLQTAFEFQGCFYHGCPVCYNEHDRNELTKSSYGQLYHSFLVKKSHLQRCGFTVRVMWEHEWREMVASDEGVKDFLFKMQFPVPLEPRDSLYGGRTNAIKLYHKVQPGETLHYYDFTSLYPFVNKTKTYPVGHPEIIFDHFGHIKKYFRKEFFCKTIVDTLRYVNVAQT; translated from the coding sequence ATGCAACCTTACAACCCCAAACAAATGACCGACAAATACATATTTTACGACTTTGAGTGTATGCAAGAAACAGGTGTACACGTACccaattacatttttgcaacGACTTTATACGGTCCAAATTCCTGGGAATTCAACGGAAAAACTTGCACGCAGGACTTTGTCCGCTTTTTTACCAACGGCAAGTTTTTGGGTTACACATTCATAGCCCATAATGCCGGTCGTTACGACGCTTATTTTGTTGTACAGGAACTGATcaaggaaaaatttaaaattgaagtTGTTAACCAAGGAGGGCGATTAATGTGTGTGTCcctaaaagatttaaaaatgagGTTCATAGATTCTTTGAATTTCATGCCGATGAAACTCAGTAAGATGCCTGAAGCTATGGGTTTTTCGGGGTCCAAGGGTCATTTCCCACATTTCTTCAATACAGAAGAAAATCAAAATTACATAGGGCCGATGCCGGACATCCGGTATTACGGCGTCTATTACATGATGCCCGGGGAGAAAAAAGAATTTGTGGAGTGGTaccaaaaccataaaaatgacacCTTTCATTTTCAGGCAGAACTAAAGACTTACTGTAAACAGGATGTGGAGGTCTTGAGAAGGGCCTGTGAGTGTTACAGGGACACGATTATGGATATGACTAAAAAAACAGTGAAACAATACTTTAAACGCGGCAAGAAATGTAAACCTGGCAAGAAATACAAATTGGTCACTAAATGCATTGATCCATTCCAGCTCATCACGCTGGCATCTGTCTGCATGTCCATGTACCGGTTTAAATTTCTTCCAGCAAATACCGTGGCGATTGTGCCCGCAGATATGTACCACAAGACCCAGAAACGATTTTCCACACCTGCTATTCAGTGGCTCATGTTCTTAGAACACACAGAAGGCATAACTATTCAACATGCCTTGAAGGGCGGTGAGAAGAAGGTGGGGAAATACTTTTTGGACGGTTATGCTTTAGTTAATGGTTTACAAACCGCCTTTGAATTTCAGGGTTGTTTTTACCACGGCTGTCCCGTGTGTTATAACGAGCATGACCGTAATGAGCTTACTAAATCCTCATACGGTCAGCTGTATCACTCTTTCTTAGTTAAGAAAAGTCACCTACAGAGATGCGGCTTTACAGTCCGTGTCATGTGGGAACACGAGTGGCGTGAAATGGTCGCTAGTGATGAAGGGGTCAAAGACTTTCTGTTTAAAATGCAGTTTCCAGTACCTTTGGAACCTCGTGATTCACTTTACGGTGGTCGAACCAACGCCATCAAACTTTATCACAAGGTGCAGCCCGGTGAAACGCTACATTATTACGATTTCACTAGTTTATACCCTTTCGTTAATAAAACTAAAACGTATCCAGTCGGTCACCCAGAAATCATTTTTGATCATTTTGGACACATCAAAAAATACTTCCGGAAagagtttttttgtaaaacaattgTTGATACACTCAGATACGTTAATGTC
- the LOC121400527 gene encoding uncharacterized protein LOC121400527 isoform X2 — MASYQESLNGQDLITDSWINDFIPDSEMLIAAEEFFESFCSVQSPQIISDDTAYIPDGPQTISEESFSRMDGVHDDKILKPSNSGMFVKNKAYPDAPVGGFNNSAVLKENEPPPIIDLTTSGSQAKKQQSKRGKAPVKRKTFTAPVPSRARAKRSNGVLSSGDSNGIVRNSCIVDTPEPSTSARDSWRYENLTDPFISCPNAPKRKESCKKWYRRENQTAKTPHSSPQSLFSEILSQREAAISPITDIMKTQRSPEGGESTCMVNDKTDLCDINLVPDTSEAHIFKRRITFDTPDTNDDGRDQVGICQVQNASYHHVLLVRSCTCWDENTYNVLSSLARYNDKMMRVANYLRCFVRDSMFLAFNNPNEISVIKIHAAHDKYERLMTHVDEIEKEMMGKN, encoded by the exons ATGGCTTCATACCAAGAGAGCTTGAACGGCCAAGACCTTATTACGGACTCTTGGATCAATGATTTTATCCCGGATTCTGAAATGTTGATAGCCGCCGAAGAATTTTTTGAGTCATTCTGCTCCGTACAGAGTCCGCAAATAATTTCAGACGATACAGCGTATATTCCAGACGGCCCGCAGACCATTTCAGAAGAATCGTTCTCTCGAATGGATG GTGTACACGACGATAAGATTCTAAAACCTTCAAACAGCGGCATGTTTGTAAAAAACAAAGCGTATCCTGACGCCCCGGTTGGTGGTTTCAACAATTCtgctgtgttaaaggagaatgaaccACCACCCATTATAGATCTCACAACATCCGGGTCAcaagcaaaaaaacaacaaagcaaACGGGGCAAAGCAC CCGTGAAGCGGAAAACTTTCACAGCCCCGGTCCCTTCTAGAGCAAGAGCAAAGCGATCAAATG GTGTTTTGTCGTCGGGGGACAGCAACGGTATTGTGAGAAATTCCTGCATCGTAGATACTCCTGAGCCAAGCACCAGCGCTCGCGACAGTTGGCGATATGAAAATTTAACGGATCCATTTATCTCTTGTCCAAATGCTC caaaaagaaaagaaagttgtAAAAAATGGTACAGGAGAGAAAATCAAACAGCAAAAACACCGCACTCATCGCCGCAATCGTTATTTTCAGAAATTCTGTCTCAACGTGAAGCGGCCATATCACCGATTACCGATATAATGAAAACACAGCGGTCTCCGGAGGGTGGTGAGTCAACATGCATGGTGAATGACAAAACAGATTTATGCGACATTAACTTAGTCCCCGATACATCAGAGGCCCATATTTTTAAAAGACGAATAACATTTGACACACCAGACACAAATGATGACGGTAGGGATCAGGTTGGAATCTGTCAGGTTCAGAATGCCTCATATCATCATGTTCTGCTTGTACGTTCTTGCACTTGTTGGGACGAAAATACTTACAATGTATTGAGTTCTCTTGCACGCTACAACGATAAAATGATGCGTGTAGCCAACTATTTAAGATGTTTTGTGCGAGACTCTATGTTTTTGGCATTCAACAACCCCAACGAAATTAGTGTGATAAAAATACACGCGGCACATGATAAATATGAAAGGTTGATGACTCATGTCGATGAGATTGAAAAAGAGATGATGGGTAAAAATTGA